One genomic region from Dehalococcoidales bacterium encodes:
- a CDS encoding sigma-70 family RNA polymerase sigma factor encodes MDRETRVKVREEEPSLSQAFADLYEEYLPRVFRYLKCRVNDVATAEDLTSSVFEKAVNNFAKYNRDKAAFSTWIFTIARNTLTDYYRVESGKKKQAVSLEEAEERPANIPSPPEELERKELAEKLNHCVAQLSPEEQEIIHLRFEAELTNREIARMLGFSESNVGVKLYRAIRKMRDTFQRLEYVS; translated from the coding sequence ATGGATAGAGAAACCAGGGTGAAAGTAAGAGAGGAAGAGCCTAGTTTAAGTCAGGCCTTTGCCGATCTCTACGAAGAGTATCTGCCGAGGGTATTCCGTTATCTAAAGTGCAGGGTTAACGACGTGGCAACTGCCGAAGATCTTACCTCGTCAGTTTTTGAAAAGGCAGTGAACAACTTCGCCAAGTACAATCGCGATAAGGCTGCTTTTTCTACCTGGATATTTACCATTGCCCGTAATACACTGACGGATTATTACCGGGTGGAATCCGGTAAGAAAAAACAGGCTGTTTCCCTGGAGGAGGCAGAAGAAAGACCCGCTAATATCCCCTCTCCGCCCGAGGAACTGGAGAGGAAAGAGCTGGCAGAGAAGCTCAATCACTGTGTCGCTCAGCTCTCGCCGGAGGAGCAGGAAATCATACATTTACGGTTTGAGGCTGAATTGACCAACCGCGAGATTGCTAGGATGCTAGGCTTTTCTGAGTCAAATGTAGGTGTGAAGCTCTACCGGGCTATAAGAAAAATGAGGGATACCTTTCAGAGGTTAGAATATGTCTCGTGA